Proteins encoded in a region of the Triplophysa rosa linkage group LG6, Trosa_1v2, whole genome shotgun sequence genome:
- the lrrfip1a gene encoding leucine-rich repeat flightless-interacting protein 2 isoform X21: MGSQGPGRKRTTSKNGLTAEEDALNVIAREAEARLAAKRAARAEAREIRMKELERQQKEIYQVQKKYYGLDNLDNKWGDIEQWMEDSERYTRLSRRHASVSDDEERMSVGSRSDMRLPQIPSSHSHKKSKKKKKHSSKTSNGCDDDDLSTLSSRSSRLSDESKRSRSSRPDLQSGPVYEDSLYSGSRRSSVRASSEYSGFRGSRTSSRANSACSSPVEDCSSSVASYMHSSTASITGLTRDLDHVIIPDLPDVNGRPSMADDRLERDYLEKGSSRASTISGATLTSLGGTSSRRGSGDTSFTADTEVSIREIKEIHELKDQIQDVEAKHMQNLKELKESLMEVEGKYRKAMVSNAQMDNEKTNLIYEVDILKDSLMELEEMLSETRRELEEKSKDFEREKHAHSILQFQYNELKETLKQSEELLTEIRQLRLKQDGFVREVSDLQETIEWKNKKIGALERQKEFSDAIRNERDELRDEVVQLKDILKKHGIVLGHDLATNGETGEEVGETEQSSQTSSVEIREGSSVLEIRLRKLVDERENLIEQVKRLKDQLEKKKPKNGEDSSSPDGDVQENGADSNMDLQRDAGRQINDLKFKIVKSEQEITALEQNVTRLEGQVSRYKSGCENAEKVEDELKAEKRKLQRELRSALDKIEELEASNSHLSKRMEKIKAVRGTATTP, encoded by the exons ATGGGATCACAAGGGCCAGGACGTAAACGAACCACCAGCAAAAATGGCTTGACGGCTGAGGAAGATGCCCTCAACGTTATTGCAAGAGAG GCTGAAGCCCGTTTGGCAGCTAAGAGGGCGGCCCGTGCAGAAGCTCGTGAGATCAGAATGAAAGAACTAGAGAGACAACAGAAAGAG ATTTATCAGGTGCAGAAG AAATATTATGGACTGGATAACCTGGACAACAAATGGGGGGACATTGAGCAGTGGATG GAGGACAGTGAACGGTATACACGCCTGTCACGGAGACATGCTTCG GTGTCAGATGATGAAGAACGGATGTCAGTGGGGAGCAGGAGCGACATGCGG CTTCCACAGATCCCATCCTCTCATTCACATAAGAAgtccaagaaaaagaagaaacatTCTTCCAAGACT AGCAATggctgtgatgatgatgatctcAGCACATTATCTAGTCGG AGCTCCAGACTCAGTGATGAGAGCAAAAGGTCTCGTTCCTCTAGGCCTGATCTGCAGTCG GGCCCTGTTTACGAGGACAGTCTCTACAGCGGCTCTCGACGCTCCAGTGTTCGCGCT TCGTCTGAATACAGTGGTTTTAGGGGGTCTAGGACTTCTTCCAGGGCAAATTCTGCGTGCAGCAGCCCTGTG GAGGATTGCAGCAGCTCAGTGGCTAGTTATATGCACAGCAGCACAGCTAGTATAACTGGTCTTACTAGAGATCTGGACCATGTCATTATCCCCGACCTGCCGGATGTTAATGGAAGACCGTCTATG GCTGATGACAGGTTAGAGCGTGACTACTTGGAAAAG ggctCTTCACGAGCATCAACGATATCTGGCGCTACTCTCACCTCTCTGGGCGGGACATCTTCACGGAGAGGAAGCGGAGATACATCTTTCACTGCAGACACAGAAGTTTCCATACGGGAAATCAAG GAGATCCATGAGCTTAAGGATCAGATTCAAGACGTGGAGGCGAAGCACATGCAGAACCTCAAAGAGCTCAAG GAGTCACTAATGGAAGTGGAGGGAAAGTACCGGAAGGCCATGGTGTCCAATGCACAGATGGACAACGAGAAGACCAATCTGATATATGAAGTGGACATTTTAAAAGACTCTTTAATGGAACTGGAGGAAATGCTCTCTGAAACACGACGTGAGCTTGAGGAGAAGAGTAAG GACTTCGAAAGAGAGAAGCATGCACATAGTATACTGCAGTTTCAGtacaatgaattaaaagagacGTTAAAACAAAGTGAAGAACTGCTAACT GAGATCCGTCAGTTACGACTCAAACAGGACGGCTTTGTCAGAGAGGTTTCTGACCTTCAGGAAACTATTGAATggaagaataaaaaaattggG GCATTAGAGAGGCAGAAGGAGTTTTCCGACGCCATTCGGAATGAGAGAGACGAGCTCAGAGATGAGGTCGTTCAGctcaaagatattttgaag AAACATGGTATTGTCCTTGGACATGATCTAGCCACCAATGGAGAAACGGGTGAAGAAGTGGGAGAGACTGAACAGAGTTCTCAGACATCATCTGTTGAGATCCGAGAGGGGAGCAGTGTGCTAG AAATTCGATTACGAAAACTGGTTGATGAGAGGGAGAACTTGATAGAGCAG gttaAGCGATTGAAAGATCAACTCGAGAAGAAGAAACCAAAGAATGGTGAAGACTCGTCCAGTCCAGATGGAGATGTGCAGGAAAATGGTGCCGACTCCAACATGGATTTACAGA GGGATGCCGGCAGGCAAATCAATGACCTCAAATTTAAGATTGTCAAATCAGAGCAAGAAATCACGGCTCTGGAACAAAAT GTCACAAGACTTGAGGGTCAGGTCTCCCGGTACAAATCTGGATGTGAAAATGCAGAAAAGGTGGAAGATGAACTCAAAGCTGAGAAACGCAAACTCCAGCGAGAG CTACGGTCTGCACTCGACAAGATTGAAGAGTTGGAGGCCAGTAACAGCCACCTTTCCAAAAGAATGGAGAAGATAAAAGCTGTTCGGGGAACAGCAACAACACCCTAG
- the lrrfip1a gene encoding nestin isoform X7, with amino-acid sequence MGSQGPGRKRTTSKNGLTAEEDALNVIAREAEARLAAKRAARAEAREIRMKELERQQKEIYQVQKKYYGLDNLDNKWGDIEQWMEDSERYTRLSRRHASVSDDEERMSVGSRSDMRLPQIPSSHSHKKSKKKKKHSSKTSNGCDDDDLSTLSSRSSRLSDESKRSRSSRPDLQSGPVYEDSLYSGSRRSSVRASSEYSGFRGSRTSSRANSACSSPVADDRLERDYLEKGSSRASTISGATLTSLGGTSSRRGSGDTSFTADTEVSIREIKEIHELKDQIQDVEAKHMQNLKELKESLMEVEGKYRKAMVSNAQMDNEKTNLIYEVDILKDSLMELEEMLSETRRELEEKSKDFEREKHAHSILQFQYNELKETLKQSEELLTEIRQLRLKQDGFVREVSDLQETIEWKNKKIGALERQKEFSDAIRNERDELRDEVVQLKDILKKHGIVLGHDLATNGETGEEVGETEQSSQTSSVEIREGSSVLGTHQLKMCKDQDRKILDKDVKQNQVSSHVPLSSTEKSLDTNENGDFREEVNLSEEQQSDNRPEPKPPSSVGDREIVVTKPTAEIKAEQLVLEDLGGNTVEFDVHIDGPMETDQQESICAKQIIKKETSVESDSGPILEEDQPGEDVLDNKSKPMEKPVESLHTEKLPQSQGAGVSNKKKKKKKKSKQKQKQSDKLESEAKIDSKNEKVFSEDNPDQNLKSDQKVNHEDYLRNDVFTAMHTEIPADDSHDDKRKVEMDCVKKIIADKHADDARDQDKHADDARDQFKVIQDLVDSAEISNSESTTGKSFPSTVSISNITDQTEVSANPPQEVSSEKDALLSHEVSDKLVDTADRCVETLDSVSRFDNIEKSLMVDDTEVKRHVDSEAFPPLLMHQSIDPEESAFSGDHDESVPKCPLASSITEKVENESENVIQEQSTSHNSIEVDQNEVKTQQDELVEEALHSGEAFNRDGNIDTAVSESQLVLEKGEGEEEERSLHDQLLPDQDSLGASDQECKLEKGDYKKEGSFQGPITIDMQLPGEAEDILADKSEKVEKEESTQVMLDVQIPDDKGILVEKGEDHETEGSIQDQVMLDTQLPGNNDDILMEKGEEHEEEDSVQDQVMLDTQLSGEDEGVLVESVTGSPELREDPEEEDEGENFEFDDMDLEASSNDPPKHCKDQASDDVTLLKESVHEANKEYQSNAINEDHTQDDEPLERPDQDSEQKKQMDDENTIENPQTTTEVETCLTEDSQVNKKDIKPDHQQQECTLEKHHRTSEELRHSDPISEMETKDVGQEMNSSIIHENQGTKTSREQEAERETTTTNKEDDRKETKKSSKKGKGKGKEECKMS; translated from the exons ATGGGATCACAAGGGCCAGGACGTAAACGAACCACCAGCAAAAATGGCTTGACGGCTGAGGAAGATGCCCTCAACGTTATTGCAAGAGAG GCTGAAGCCCGTTTGGCAGCTAAGAGGGCGGCCCGTGCAGAAGCTCGTGAGATCAGAATGAAAGAACTAGAGAGACAACAGAAAGAG ATTTATCAGGTGCAGAAG AAATATTATGGACTGGATAACCTGGACAACAAATGGGGGGACATTGAGCAGTGGATG GAGGACAGTGAACGGTATACACGCCTGTCACGGAGACATGCTTCG GTGTCAGATGATGAAGAACGGATGTCAGTGGGGAGCAGGAGCGACATGCGG CTTCCACAGATCCCATCCTCTCATTCACATAAGAAgtccaagaaaaagaagaaacatTCTTCCAAGACT AGCAATggctgtgatgatgatgatctcAGCACATTATCTAGTCGG AGCTCCAGACTCAGTGATGAGAGCAAAAGGTCTCGTTCCTCTAGGCCTGATCTGCAGTCG GGCCCTGTTTACGAGGACAGTCTCTACAGCGGCTCTCGACGCTCCAGTGTTCGCGCT TCGTCTGAATACAGTGGTTTTAGGGGGTCTAGGACTTCTTCCAGGGCAAATTCTGCGTGCAGCAGCCCTGTG GCTGATGACAGGTTAGAGCGTGACTACTTGGAAAAG ggctCTTCACGAGCATCAACGATATCTGGCGCTACTCTCACCTCTCTGGGCGGGACATCTTCACGGAGAGGAAGCGGAGATACATCTTTCACTGCAGACACAGAAGTTTCCATACGGGAAATCAAG GAGATCCATGAGCTTAAGGATCAGATTCAAGACGTGGAGGCGAAGCACATGCAGAACCTCAAAGAGCTCAAG GAGTCACTAATGGAAGTGGAGGGAAAGTACCGGAAGGCCATGGTGTCCAATGCACAGATGGACAACGAGAAGACCAATCTGATATATGAAGTGGACATTTTAAAAGACTCTTTAATGGAACTGGAGGAAATGCTCTCTGAAACACGACGTGAGCTTGAGGAGAAGAGTAAG GACTTCGAAAGAGAGAAGCATGCACATAGTATACTGCAGTTTCAGtacaatgaattaaaagagacGTTAAAACAAAGTGAAGAACTGCTAACT GAGATCCGTCAGTTACGACTCAAACAGGACGGCTTTGTCAGAGAGGTTTCTGACCTTCAGGAAACTATTGAATggaagaataaaaaaattggG GCATTAGAGAGGCAGAAGGAGTTTTCCGACGCCATTCGGAATGAGAGAGACGAGCTCAGAGATGAGGTCGTTCAGctcaaagatattttgaag AAACATGGTATTGTCCTTGGACATGATCTAGCCACCAATGGAGAAACGGGTGAAGAAGTGGGAGAGACTGAACAGAGTTCTCAGACATCATCTGTTGAGATCCGAGAGGGGAGCAGTGTGCTAG GGACTCATCAGTTGAAGATGTGCAAAGACCAGGACCGAAAAATTTTGGATAAGGATGTGAAACAGAATCAAGTGTCTTCACATGTCCCACTGAGCTCTACAGAGAAATCTTTAGATACAAACGAGAATGGAGACTTTAGGGAAGAAGTAAACCTGAGTGAAGAGCAACAGTCTGATAACAGACCTGAACCCAAACCTCCAAGTTCTGTTGGTGATCGTGAGATCGTTGTAACAAAACCCACGGCTGAGATCAAAGCAGAGCAGCTTGTATTGGAAGATTTAGGCGGTAATACTGTGGAGTTTGATGTTCACATAGATGGACCTATGGAAACAGATCAACAAGAGAGCATATGTGCCAAACAGATCATCAAAAAAGAAACGTCTGTAGAGTCGGACTCTGGTCCGATACTTGAAGAAGATCAGCCTGGTGAGGATGTACTTGATAATAAAAGCAAGCCTATGGAGAAACCTGTTGAATCTTTACACACAGAGAAGCTTCCACAATCCCAAGGTGCCGGTGTTtcaaataaaaagaagaaaaagaagaagaaaagcaaacagaaacagaaacaaagtgACAAGCTGGAGAGCGAAGCAAAGATAGACAGCAAGAATGAAAAGGTCTTCAGTGAGGATAATCCAGACCAAAATTTAAAAAGTGATCAAAAAGTGAACCATGAGGATTACTTGAGGAATGACGTATTTACAGCAATGCATACAGAAATCCCAGCTGATGATTCACATGATGATAAAAGAAAGGTTGAAATGGACTGTGTCAAAAAAATAATCGCAGATAAACATGCTGATGATGCTAGAGATCAAGATAAACATGCTGATGATGCTAGAGATCAATTTAAAGTAATTCAAGATTTGGTTGATTCAGCAGAGATATCAAATTCTGAATCTACAACTGGTAAGAGTTTCCCTTCAACAGTCAGTATCTCTAACATCACAGACCAAACGGAAGTTTCAGCAAATCCACCCCAAGAGGTTTCTTCAGAAAAAGATGCATTACTGTCTCATGAAGTTTCTGATAAGCTTGTGGATACTGCTGACAGGTGCGTGGAAACCCTTGACTCTGTCAGCAGGTTTGACAACATTGAGAAGTCTTTGATGGTAGATGACACAGAAGTGAAGCGTCATGTGGACAGTGAAGCTTTTCCGCCTCTACTAATGCATCAAAGTATTGATCCAGAAGAGAGCGCTTTCTCTGGAGATCATGATGAGTCTGTTCCGAAATGTCCTTTAGCTTCCTCTATCACAGAGAAggtagaaaatgaaagtgagaATGTAATTCAGGAACAATCAACATCTCACAATAGTATTGAGGTGGACCAAAATGAGGTAAAAACACAGCAAGATGAATTAGTTGAGGAAGCTCTGCATAGCGGAGAAGCTTTTAATAGAGACGGTAATATAGACACAGCTGTATCCGAATCCCAACTTGTTTTAGAAAAAGGTGAAGGTGAAGAAGAGGAAAGATCACTGCATGATCAGCTTCTACCTGATCAGGATTCACTGGGAGCCTCGGACCAAGAATGCAAGCTTGAAAAAGGTGATTATAAGAAGGAAGGATCATTTCAGGGACCGATTACAATTGATATGCAACTGCCTGGAGAGGCGGAGGATATTCTGGCAGACAAAAGTGAGAAGGTTGAGAAGGAAGAATCAACCCAGGTTATGCTTGATGTGCAGATTCCTGATGATAAAGGTATTCTTGTTGAGAAGGGTGAGGATCATGAGACTGAAGGATCAATCCAGGATCAGGTTATGCTTGATACTCAACTGCCTGGAAATAATGACGATATTCTGATGGAAAAAGGTGAGGAGCATGAGGAGGAGGACTCAGTCCAAGATCAGGTTATGCTTGATACACAACTGTCTGGAGAGGATGAAGGCGTTTTGGTGGAGTCTGTTACAGGTTCCCCAGAGCTCAGAGAAGATCCTGAGGAGGAAGATGAAGGAGAAAATTTTGAATTTGATGACATGGATCTTGAAGCATCATCAAACGATCCTCCAAAGCACTGTAAAGATCAAGCAAGTGATGATGTTACTCTGTTAAAAGAAAGTGTGCATGAAGCAAACAAAGAATACCAAAGCAATGCCATCAATGAAGACCATACTCAAGATGATGAACCTCTGGAACGTCCAGATCAGGATTCTGAGCAAAAGAAGCAGATGGATGATGAAAATACTATTGAAAACCCACAAACAACGACAGAGGTAGAAACATGTTTAACAGAGGACAGCCAAGTCAACAAGAAAGACATTAAACCTGATCATCAACAACAAGAATGTACACTTGAGAAGCATCACCGAACGTCAGAAGAACTGAGGCACAGTGATCCGATCTCAGAGATGGAGACAAAAGATGTAGGCCAAGAGATGAATAGTTCCATTATCCATGAAAACCAAGGAACTAAGACTTCACGAGAGCAGGAAGCTGAGAGAGAAACAACAACGACCAACAAAGAAGATGATAGGAAGGAAACTAAAAAAAGTAGCAAGAAAGGAAAAGGCAAGGGGAAAGAGGAATGTAAAATGTCTTAA
- the lrrfip1a gene encoding leucine-rich repeat flightless-interacting protein 1 isoform X12: MGSQGPGRKRTTSKNGLTAEEDALNVIAREAEARLAAKRAARAEAREIRMKELERQQKEIYQVQKKYYGLDNLDNKWGDIEQWMEDSERYTRLSRRHASVSDDEERMSVGSRSDMRLPQIPSSHSHKKSKKKKKHSSKTSNGCDDDDLSTLSSRSSRLSDESKRSRSSRPDLQSGPVYEDSLYSGSRRSSVRASSEYSGFRGSRTSSRANSACSSPVEDCSSSVASYMHSSTASITGLTRDLDHVIIPDLPDVNGRPSMADDRLERDYLEKGSSRASTISGATLTSLGGTSSRRGSGDTSFTADTEVSIREIKESLMEVEGKYRKAMVSNAQMDNEKTNLIYEVDILKDSLMELEEMLSETRRELEEKSKDFEREKHAHSILQFQYNELKETLKQSEELLTKHGIVLGHDLATNGETGEEVGETEQSSQTSSVEIREGSSVLGTHQLKMCKDQDRKILDKDVKQNQVSSHVPLSSTEKSLDTNENGDFREEVNLSEEQQSDNRPEPKPPSSVGDREIVVTKPTAEIKAEQLVLEDLGGNTVEFDVHIDGPMETDQQESICAKQIIKKETSVESDSGPILEEDQPGEDVLDNKSKPMEKPVESLHTEKLPQSQGAGVSNKKKKKKKKSKQKQKQSDKLESEAKIDSKNEKVFSEDNPDQNLKSDQKVNHEDYLRNDVFTAMHTEIPADDSHDDKRKVEMDCVKKIIADKHADDARDQDKHADDARDQFKVIQDLVDSAEISNSESTTGKSFPSTVSISNITDQTEVSANPPQEVSSEKDALLSHEVSDKLVDTADRCVETLDSVSRFDNIEKSLMVDDTEVKRHVDSEAFPPLLMHQSIDPEESAFSGDHDESVPKCPLASSITEKVENESENVIQEQSTSHNSIEVDQNEVKTQQDELVEEALHSGEAFNRDGNIDTAVSESQLVLEKGEGEEEERSLHDQLLPDQDSLGASDQECKLEKGDYKKEGSFQGPITIDMQLPGEAEDILADKSEKVEKEESTQVMLDVQIPDDKGILVEKGEDHETEGSIQDQVMLDTQLPGNNDDILMEKGEEHEEEDSVQDQVMLDTQLSGEDEGVLVESVTGSPELREDPEEEDEGENFEFDDMDLEASSNDPPKHCKDQASDDVTLLKESVHEANKEYQSNAINEDHTQDDEPLERPDQDSEQKKQMDDENTIENPQTTTEVETCLTEDSQVNKKDIKPDHQQQECTLEKHHRTSEELRHSDPISEMETKDVGQEMNSSIIHENQGTKTSREQEAERETTTTNKEDDRKETKKSSKKGKGKGKEECKMS, translated from the exons ATGGGATCACAAGGGCCAGGACGTAAACGAACCACCAGCAAAAATGGCTTGACGGCTGAGGAAGATGCCCTCAACGTTATTGCAAGAGAG GCTGAAGCCCGTTTGGCAGCTAAGAGGGCGGCCCGTGCAGAAGCTCGTGAGATCAGAATGAAAGAACTAGAGAGACAACAGAAAGAG ATTTATCAGGTGCAGAAG AAATATTATGGACTGGATAACCTGGACAACAAATGGGGGGACATTGAGCAGTGGATG GAGGACAGTGAACGGTATACACGCCTGTCACGGAGACATGCTTCG GTGTCAGATGATGAAGAACGGATGTCAGTGGGGAGCAGGAGCGACATGCGG CTTCCACAGATCCCATCCTCTCATTCACATAAGAAgtccaagaaaaagaagaaacatTCTTCCAAGACT AGCAATggctgtgatgatgatgatctcAGCACATTATCTAGTCGG AGCTCCAGACTCAGTGATGAGAGCAAAAGGTCTCGTTCCTCTAGGCCTGATCTGCAGTCG GGCCCTGTTTACGAGGACAGTCTCTACAGCGGCTCTCGACGCTCCAGTGTTCGCGCT TCGTCTGAATACAGTGGTTTTAGGGGGTCTAGGACTTCTTCCAGGGCAAATTCTGCGTGCAGCAGCCCTGTG GAGGATTGCAGCAGCTCAGTGGCTAGTTATATGCACAGCAGCACAGCTAGTATAACTGGTCTTACTAGAGATCTGGACCATGTCATTATCCCCGACCTGCCGGATGTTAATGGAAGACCGTCTATG GCTGATGACAGGTTAGAGCGTGACTACTTGGAAAAG ggctCTTCACGAGCATCAACGATATCTGGCGCTACTCTCACCTCTCTGGGCGGGACATCTTCACGGAGAGGAAGCGGAGATACATCTTTCACTGCAGACACAGAAGTTTCCATACGGGAAATCAAG GAGTCACTAATGGAAGTGGAGGGAAAGTACCGGAAGGCCATGGTGTCCAATGCACAGATGGACAACGAGAAGACCAATCTGATATATGAAGTGGACATTTTAAAAGACTCTTTAATGGAACTGGAGGAAATGCTCTCTGAAACACGACGTGAGCTTGAGGAGAAGAGTAAG GACTTCGAAAGAGAGAAGCATGCACATAGTATACTGCAGTTTCAGtacaatgaattaaaagagacGTTAAAACAAAGTGAAGAACTGCTAACT AAACATGGTATTGTCCTTGGACATGATCTAGCCACCAATGGAGAAACGGGTGAAGAAGTGGGAGAGACTGAACAGAGTTCTCAGACATCATCTGTTGAGATCCGAGAGGGGAGCAGTGTGCTAG GGACTCATCAGTTGAAGATGTGCAAAGACCAGGACCGAAAAATTTTGGATAAGGATGTGAAACAGAATCAAGTGTCTTCACATGTCCCACTGAGCTCTACAGAGAAATCTTTAGATACAAACGAGAATGGAGACTTTAGGGAAGAAGTAAACCTGAGTGAAGAGCAACAGTCTGATAACAGACCTGAACCCAAACCTCCAAGTTCTGTTGGTGATCGTGAGATCGTTGTAACAAAACCCACGGCTGAGATCAAAGCAGAGCAGCTTGTATTGGAAGATTTAGGCGGTAATACTGTGGAGTTTGATGTTCACATAGATGGACCTATGGAAACAGATCAACAAGAGAGCATATGTGCCAAACAGATCATCAAAAAAGAAACGTCTGTAGAGTCGGACTCTGGTCCGATACTTGAAGAAGATCAGCCTGGTGAGGATGTACTTGATAATAAAAGCAAGCCTATGGAGAAACCTGTTGAATCTTTACACACAGAGAAGCTTCCACAATCCCAAGGTGCCGGTGTTtcaaataaaaagaagaaaaagaagaagaaaagcaaacagaaacagaaacaaagtgACAAGCTGGAGAGCGAAGCAAAGATAGACAGCAAGAATGAAAAGGTCTTCAGTGAGGATAATCCAGACCAAAATTTAAAAAGTGATCAAAAAGTGAACCATGAGGATTACTTGAGGAATGACGTATTTACAGCAATGCATACAGAAATCCCAGCTGATGATTCACATGATGATAAAAGAAAGGTTGAAATGGACTGTGTCAAAAAAATAATCGCAGATAAACATGCTGATGATGCTAGAGATCAAGATAAACATGCTGATGATGCTAGAGATCAATTTAAAGTAATTCAAGATTTGGTTGATTCAGCAGAGATATCAAATTCTGAATCTACAACTGGTAAGAGTTTCCCTTCAACAGTCAGTATCTCTAACATCACAGACCAAACGGAAGTTTCAGCAAATCCACCCCAAGAGGTTTCTTCAGAAAAAGATGCATTACTGTCTCATGAAGTTTCTGATAAGCTTGTGGATACTGCTGACAGGTGCGTGGAAACCCTTGACTCTGTCAGCAGGTTTGACAACATTGAGAAGTCTTTGATGGTAGATGACACAGAAGTGAAGCGTCATGTGGACAGTGAAGCTTTTCCGCCTCTACTAATGCATCAAAGTATTGATCCAGAAGAGAGCGCTTTCTCTGGAGATCATGATGAGTCTGTTCCGAAATGTCCTTTAGCTTCCTCTATCACAGAGAAggtagaaaatgaaagtgagaATGTAATTCAGGAACAATCAACATCTCACAATAGTATTGAGGTGGACCAAAATGAGGTAAAAACACAGCAAGATGAATTAGTTGAGGAAGCTCTGCATAGCGGAGAAGCTTTTAATAGAGACGGTAATATAGACACAGCTGTATCCGAATCCCAACTTGTTTTAGAAAAAGGTGAAGGTGAAGAAGAGGAAAGATCACTGCATGATCAGCTTCTACCTGATCAGGATTCACTGGGAGCCTCGGACCAAGAATGCAAGCTTGAAAAAGGTGATTATAAGAAGGAAGGATCATTTCAGGGACCGATTACAATTGATATGCAACTGCCTGGAGAGGCGGAGGATATTCTGGCAGACAAAAGTGAGAAGGTTGAGAAGGAAGAATCAACCCAGGTTATGCTTGATGTGCAGATTCCTGATGATAAAGGTATTCTTGTTGAGAAGGGTGAGGATCATGAGACTGAAGGATCAATCCAGGATCAGGTTATGCTTGATACTCAACTGCCTGGAAATAATGACGATATTCTGATGGAAAAAGGTGAGGAGCATGAGGAGGAGGACTCAGTCCAAGATCAGGTTATGCTTGATACACAACTGTCTGGAGAGGATGAAGGCGTTTTGGTGGAGTCTGTTACAGGTTCCCCAGAGCTCAGAGAAGATCCTGAGGAGGAAGATGAAGGAGAAAATTTTGAATTTGATGACATGGATCTTGAAGCATCATCAAACGATCCTCCAAAGCACTGTAAAGATCAAGCAAGTGATGATGTTACTCTGTTAAAAGAAAGTGTGCATGAAGCAAACAAAGAATACCAAAGCAATGCCATCAATGAAGACCATACTCAAGATGATGAACCTCTGGAACGTCCAGATCAGGATTCTGAGCAAAAGAAGCAGATGGATGATGAAAATACTATTGAAAACCCACAAACAACGACAGAGGTAGAAACATGTTTAACAGAGGACAGCCAAGTCAACAAGAAAGACATTAAACCTGATCATCAACAACAAGAATGTACACTTGAGAAGCATCACCGAACGTCAGAAGAACTGAGGCACAGTGATCCGATCTCAGAGATGGAGACAAAAGATGTAGGCCAAGAGATGAATAGTTCCATTATCCATGAAAACCAAGGAACTAAGACTTCACGAGAGCAGGAAGCTGAGAGAGAAACAACAACGACCAACAAAGAAGATGATAGGAAGGAAACTAAAAAAAGTAGCAAGAAAGGAAAAGGCAAGGGGAAAGAGGAATGTAAAATGTCTTAA